From a single Plasmodium yoelii strain 17X genome assembly, chromosome: 9 genomic region:
- a CDS encoding condensin-2 complex subunit D3, putative has protein sequence MEKCNKRKLKEGVSNKNGNEHAGEKKQKTKIENKAINEKKLYNNLQLHNNILIKFIKENEEKYGKLEKDENMYRKLKAKFLSLNISSVSIEHYDSFDYFEKNKIDFLLPELDNIVNSSNIDVLKGLSDVSFYPNYNETIRKRIVEWLVKERNKDENTKDDAEHTSISYLSSMNILLTYLIYKNDNYSNYACLICLNMLKWMHIERKKQMFRLFTLKGILKRFLLCAHYLNDKEIMKIKKMENDQSISEEDIGVLKNIFMLLYESIDYLDISNLVNINSKNCIFELIKFYIELLKYPLIHSVHILCINYLIKIVIKCYDIRFEYNINVELYDIGPHVNIFVKIVNLIFAKILSILKDIKNSENVYYIEEINNINNLIALLFTNILNSCIRIIIPQVLYNDKQKQKYLLNNEMTRTTKINKIKDDELDAEDKIVLNACNPVFSFIEIFIINNSDKYEKTVFTDLIKIIINNCRKIEKKYNVMKIIHDEFMLHIKGEDNKKNGDKYLDKNYLKTKKISKKRLESTASFKISDECNSSVYSETEGEDEEEEEDEEKGREDGKSEMGDNQTNGYESEKETNKYCPVSKIKNKTKSTLEIDNKKYCIVYESVMIRYLNLLLKYMNCEKHQIRNMILDLFLILLKKKKTNKNENIYEKLFRLFLERLEDPNIVVKSKALSILVTLTNKKHHNNNLVRNFIYNKRKEKINMYKIISSNIFSHRSNIRKLTIQYIEVIFETLISQKLNYKIFLIFISNYLYSLSFDSILSVRRQVLLTVNILFLMASNDEYIGKLWITIILSAITDTEETIKDEAISIFINTFMKASINCSMFNTNEKKINQVLEENGMTYFKALTTFSHELKTKKDDYKNTKSDVEVNPIVKNGSITDSVTSDTNQRKYSNNIIKNKEGLEKEREECDKNNDGVILLIEIWEKYFESNMDNYFLTLLKMMTKYDLLNFNLILLCLTQKKNNVLEEFIKGINIFIYNLRYFSIRTWNTFIFDFIIELSKEYQNSINFESILFLLSRCYKIYLMNENKNINKSNIIDKNIMAEKKIENIKENPEINNTIKTEFLFDSILTDQELANEKKSCPNGILKNIMLKLFTIISNLLNNENNEVNENFLEIIENTIFNFNCPMCFIYIILNILIKKKKNVNQFIDKLKNKIHFFFEKIEIIPYNNVFCNILVTFIFLINHYKKQDTEFLTMASEKLKIVYENVCKDKSAGSNETAIGGEDSDNLNHLGENIIMVKNCIYMAQCVLIIDKDMMNKSDFFLTLEKDLKNSNTCMNILNNLIILTYYMIKNFGSSCNKFVFNLLRFFKHENSFIRYLSFYMLSKLISEDYVKFNNQFFFGFLYLLADKNEIIRKQSLSVFKHIVLIYNKSNLINYMIDFIFVLNNFYSIKLSKHLIHIGNHFEIKNPEDRYKIYCLLIENLTNSEKFSFQQKLINEYLIQYVYDYDNYYFSDEHAKEKKGDDGINTRAKHNNIIPINDEGNEGSVLKDVLLILSSRLMKIKIKKDFAKLEEKNKNIKIKNVESSVKVLNDLMKNILKKNTLPILLSLRAIMLKTKSFFFKYINNLIIYLCIDYKDSLEELILEAHTRNEIFSDIQHFVYTDVIHSVHNNNDIFNKNSNINIDINFLELSQNQMIEHNLEKNMHNKNIRKKGNIHKKKNDDNSDDTSDNSDRSSDYEEVSNVLHSIHNRHQLSNNIKINKKTKKNNKK, from the exons atggaaaaatgtAATAAGCGAAAATTGAAGGAGGGTGTATCAAACAAAAATGGAAATGAACATGCTGGagagaaaaaacaaaaaactaaaatagaaaataaagcaataaatgaaaaaaagttGTATAACAATTTGCAAttgcataataatattcttataaaatttattaaagaaaatgaagaaaaatatggaaaattgGAAAAGGATGAAAATATGTATAGAAAATTAAAAGCTAAATTTCTTTCGTTAAATATATCAAGTGTATCAATAGAGCATTATGATTCTTTtgattattttgaaaaaaacaaaattgaTTTTCTCCTTCCGGAATTAGACAACATCGTTAATTCGTCAAATATCGATGTTTTGAAGGGGCTCAGTGACGTGTCCTTTTATCCGAATTACAACGAAaca ATACGAAAAAGGATTGTGGAGTGGTTAGTTAAGGAAAGAAACAAAGATGAAAACACAAAAGATGATGCTGAACATACAAGCATATCATATTTGTCTAGCATGAACATTCTTCTAacttatttaatatataaaaatgataattattCTAATTATGCTTGTTTGATTTGTTTAAATATGCTAAAA TGGATGCACattgaaagaaaaaaacaaatgttTCGACTTTTCACGCTAAAAGGAATATTAAAAAGGTTTTTATTATGTGCTCACTATTTGAACGATAAagaaataatgaaaataaaaaaaatggaaaacgATCAATCCATAAGCG aagAGGATATAGGCgttttaaaaaacatatttatgcTGTTGTATGAAAGCATAGATTATCTCGACATAAGTAACTTGgttaatataaatagtaaaaattgCATATTTGAGctcataaaattttatatagaaTTATTGAAATATCCATTAATTCATTCAGTTCATATACTATGTATAAAttacctaataaaaatagtgataAAATGCTATGATATTAGATttgaatataatataaatgtggAATTATATGATATCGGGCCtcatgtaaatatatttgtaaaaattgtaaatttaatatttgcAAAAATCTTATCtattttaaaagatataaaaaattctgaaaatgtatattatattgaagaaataaacaatattaataatttaatagcTTTGttatttacaaatatattgaaTAGTTGCATAAGGATAATTATACCGCAAGtattatataatgataaacaaaaacaaaaatatttattaaataacgAAATGACAAGAACcacaaaaataaacaaaattaaagATGACGAATTGGATGCTGAAGACAAGATAGTTCTTAACGcat GTAATCCCGTTTTTTCGTTTATCgaaatatttatcattaaTAATAGTGATAAGTATGAAAAGACTGTATTTACAGAtctgataaaaataataattaataactgtagaaaaattgaaaaaaaatataacgttatgaaaataatacacGATGAGTTTATGTTGCATATTAAAGGggaagataataaaaaaaatggagataaatatttagataaaaattatttaaaaacgaaaaaaatcaGTAAAAAACGATTAGAATCAACGGcatcttttaaaatatccGACGAGTGTAATTCTTCTGTTTATTCAGAGACAGAAGGGGAAGACGAAGAAGAGGAGGAAGATGAAGAAAAAGGAAGAGAAGATGGAAAATCAGAAATGGGTGATAACCAAACAAACGGTTATGAAAGCGAGAAAgagacaaataaatattgccCTGTGAGTAAAATAAAGAACAAAACAAAAAGTACTTTAGAGATTGATAATAAGAAATATTGTATTGTCTATGAATCAGTGATGATTAGATATTTAAATTTACttttgaaatatatgaacTGTGAAAAACATCAAATTAGGAATATGATATTAGAcctatttttaatattattaaaaaaaaaaaaaacgaataaaaatgaaaatatttatgagaAATTATTTCGATTATTTTTAGAAAGATTAGAAGACCCAAACATTGTAGTAAAATCAAAAGCATTGTCTATATTAGTaacattaacaaataaaaaacatcataataataatctcGTTCGTaactttatatataataaaagaaaagaaaaaataaatatgtataaaataatatcttCTAATATATTTAGTCATAGAAGTAATATAAGAAAATTAACAATACAATATATAGAAGTTATATTTGAAACACTAATAAgtcaaaaattaaattataaaatatttctaatatttatttctaattatttatattctttatcATTTGATTCGATTTTATCTGTAAGGAGACAAGTTTTATTAACAGTTAATATCTTGTTCTTAATGGCTAGCAATGATGAATATATAGGGAAATTATGGATaactattattttatcaGCTATAACCGATACAGAAGAAACAATAAAAGACGAAGCTATctcaatatttataaatacattTATGAAGGCATCTATTAATTGTTCTATGTTTAAtactaatgaaaaaaaaatcaaccAAGTTTTGGAAGAAAATGGAATGACCTATTTTAAGGCATTAACAACGTTTTCCCATGAGttgaaaacaaaaaaagatGATTATAAAAACACAAAAAGTGATGTAGAAGTAAATCCGATTGTCAAAAATGGAAGTATAACCGATTCGGTCACATCTGATACAAATCAAAGAAAATATTCGaacaatattattaaaaataaagaaggaTTGGAAAAAGAAAGAGAAGAGTGTGACAAAAACAATGATGGAGTTATATTACTTATAGAAATATgggaaaaatattttgaaagtAATATggataattattttttaacactTTTAAAAATGATGACAAAATATGATTTACTAAATTTCAACCTTATATTACTTTGCCTAAcacaaaagaaaaataatgtCTTAGAAGAATTTATAAAAGgaataaacatttttatatataatttaagaTATTTTTCAATACGAACCTGGAACACTTTTATATTTGATTTTATAATAGAGTTGTCAAAAGAATACCAAAATAGTATTAATTTTGaaagtatattatttttgttgaGTAGAtgctataaaatatatttgatgaatgaaaacaaaaatattaataagagtaatataattgataaaaatatcatggctgaaaaaaaaatcgaaaatataaaagagaATCCCGAAATAAATAACACAATTAAAACTGAATTTCTATTTGATTCTATATTAACAGATCAAGAGTTAGCGAATGAAAAGAAATCTTGTCCTAATGGTAtactaaaaaatatcatGCTAAAATTATTCACAATAATTTCTAATCTTCTAAATAATGAGAATAATGAAGTTAATGAAAACTTTTTAgaaattatagaaaatacaatttttaattttaattgtccaatgtgttttatatatataatattaaatatattgataaagaaaaaaaaaaatgtaaatcaATTTATAGATaagctaaaaaataaaattcacttttttttcgaaaaaaTCGAAATAATCCCATATAATAACGTTTTTTGTAATATCTTAgttacttttatatttttaataaatcattataaAAAGCAAGACACCGAATTTTTAACTATGGCATCtgaaaaattgaaaatagtTTATGAAAACGTATGTAAGGATAAATCAGCAGGCAGTAATGAAACAGCTATAGGGGGTGAAGATTCTGACAATTTAAATCATCTCggtgaaaatattataatggtaaagaattgcatatacatgGCTCAATGTGTGTTGATAATAGATAAAGACATGATGAATAAAAGTGATTTTTTCTTAACATTAgaaaaagatttaaaaaattcgaATACTTGCATGAATATACTGAATAATTTGATTATCCTGACttattatatgataaaaaattttggAAGTTCGTGCAACAAATTTGTATTCAATCTTTTACGTTTTTTTAAACACGAAAATTCTTTTATTCGGTATTTGTCTTTTTATATGTTATCTAAATTAATTTCAGAAGATTAtgtaaaatttaataatcaatttttttttggctttttatatttattggcTGATAAAAATGAGATAATAAGAAAACAGTCGTTATCTGTTTTTAAACATAtagtattaatatataataaaagtaatttaataaattatatgattgattttatatttgtattaaataatttttattctatTAAACTAAGCAAGCATTTAATACATATTGGAAATcattttgaaataaaaaatcctGAAGatagatataaaatatattgtttattaATAGAAAATTTAACCAATAGTGAAAAATTTTCCTTTCAACAAAAGTTGATAAATGAATATCTAATTCAATATGTTtatgattatgataattattatttttctgaTGAACATGCAAAAGAAAAGAAAGGAGATGATGGAATTAACACACGAGCtaagcataataatattatccCAATAAATGACGAAGGAAATGAAGGATCCGTACTCAAAGATGTTTTACTCATATTAAGTTCCcgattaatgaaaataaaaattaaaaaagattTTGCAAAattagaagaaaaaaataaaaatataaaaataaaaaatgtagaaaGTAGTGTTAAAGTATTAAATGAtcttatgaaaaatatattaaaaaaaaatacacttcCTATATTATTGTCTTTACGTGCAATTATGCTTAAAactaaatcatttttttttaaatatataaataatttaataatttatttatgtattgATTATAAAGATTCATTGGAGGAATTGATACTCGAGGCTCATACCcgaaatgaaatatttagtGATATACAACATTTTGTCTATACTGATGTTATACATTCTgttcataataataatgatatctttaataaaaatagtaacatTAATATTGACATAAACTTTTTAGAGTTGTCCCAAAATCAAATGATCGAACAcaatttggaaaaaaatatgcataacaAAAACATCAGGAAAAAAGGGAATATtcataagaaaaaaaatgatgacaATAGTGATGATACCAGTGACAATAGTGACCGGTCTAGTGATTACGAGGAAGTTTCAAATGTTTTGCATAGTATCCACAATAGACACCAattatcaaata